The Edaphobacter flagellatus sequence TTCACGCGTTGCGGTGGCGACGGAGGGCTGGGGAACGGCTATGGTGCTCATGCGTGTGCGGGCCTCATATGGATCAGATCGATAAGCCGAAGATCGATGCACTCCTGAACCGCCAGCACAATCAGCGGCGGGCAGTTCGGGGTCGTGCCGTATCCCGGACACGGCGCGTGGGTATCGCAGTGCTGCCTCGGAGAGCGTCGTGAGCATTCCTTGCAGGCATGGACACAGGGGCGGGATTGGAGGACGTGGAGTTTCATCGCTCGATCTCCTGAAGAAGATCAGGATGAAACGGATGCGGAGAAAAAGATGTGACCGCGATCACAAACGGCGAGAGATTTGCCGTAGGGCCACGGCTTCGGTGTATCTTGGCTGTACTTATGCGTATCGATTCTCTGAAGCTTCTCGCTCTCGCCTCCTCAATGGCACTCGGGCTGCCGCTTATGGCTCAACAGCCAGCCACTGGCGCGCCTGCGCCTAAGCATCAGGACACCGAAGTCTACGAGCCGGTGCCCCCGATTGTGACTCCCGGAGCGACAGTTGGAGCTCCGCCGTCGGATGCGATCGTGCTCTTCGACGGCAGGAACCTCGACGAGTGGGTGTCCGCGCAGGACCACACCCCGGCAAAATGGATCGTGGCAGACGGCATTCTGACCGTGAATAAGGAGAAGGGCGTCGGCAACATCGAAACGAAGCGCTCCTTCAAGGACTATCAGCTCCATATCGAGTGGCGCATTCCGTCCAACATCGAGGGCTCCGATCAGGCGCGCGGCAACAGCGGCGTCTTTCTGGCCTCGACAGGGCCGGGCGATGCAGGCTACGAGTTGCAGGTGCTCGACAACTACAACAACAAGACCTACGTAAACGGGCAGGCCGGCTCCATCTACAAACAGGCCATCCCGCTGGCAAACCCGGCACGCAAGCCCGGCGAATGGCAAAGCTACGACGTCGTATGGACAGCGCCGCGCTTCAACAGCGACGGTTCGCTCAAGACACCTGCCTATGTAACGGTCTTCTTCAATGGCGTCGTGGTGCAGAACCACTTCCAGGTACAGGGACAGACGCTCTACATCGGCAAGCCGTTTTACAAGGCCTACGACAAGGCTCCCATCAAGCTGCAGGCTCACGGCGACAAGAGTGAGCCGCTCAGCTTTAGAAACATCTGGGTGCGGGACCTGACCTTCGATCCGTCCTACACGTTGAAGTAATCATCCTGCCAGAAAAAAGGGGAGCGGCTTTTGCCGCTCCCCTTTTTCATTCACCGCGCCACTCCCTCGCAGGAGCCGACTACGTCTTCGCAGGCCACGTCGTCTTGCCGCCATGCAGATAAGCAAGGTTGCCGATGTGTCCCGCGCGCGCTGCAGCAATACCTGCCTCAACTGGAGCATTCGGCTCCTTGCGGCTCTTGATGCAGTCGAAGAAGTTGCGCATGTGCGGCGTCGTGCCGTCCTCGAAGCTGTCTGCCTTCAGCACTGGATTGCGGTCGGCCTTGACGCCCTCGTGATACACCGTCATCCCCGATCGGTTAAGCTTCAACGTCGCTTCCGTACCGCGAAACTCGAGTCCGCCATCGTCGATCGACGATGCCATCATGCCCTCGTAAACAACATCGAAGTCTGGGTAGCGGAAGGCTGCCTGAATCGTGTCCGGGCAGTCCCAGTCCTGATAGATCCGTTTGTCGCCCAGCATGAATGCAGTTGAGGGTGTGTCCGCTTTCATCGCCCAGTGCACCACATCGATCCAATGCGTAAAGAGGTCCGTCATCGCGCCGCCGCCAAAGTTCCAGAACCAGCGCCAGCGGAAATACTTCTCCAGCGTAAAGGGCTGATCTGGCGCGCCGCCGAGCCACTGCTTCCAATCAAGCTGCGCCGTGTCGACCGGCTTCGGCACCCAGCTGCGTCCGTAGTTCTGCCACCAGTACGTACGCACCTGCGGAACCTGTCCGAGCGCTCCTCCCTGGATCAGGCCAACCGCATCGCGAAAGTGTGCCCAGCTGCGCTGCTGCATGCCGCACTGCAAAACCTGCTTCGACGAGCGCACAGCCTTATGCAGTACGGCCCCCTCTTCAAGCGTGTGCGTAACCGGCTTTTCAAGATAAACGTCCTTGCCTGCGGCAAGAGCGGCAGCGGCAATGCGCACATGCCAGTGATCCGGAGTCGCGATAAAGACAGCATCGATCGTCTTATCGTCCAGCACCTCGCGATAGTCCGTGTGGAGCGTGGCCGCCGTCGCGTTGGTGCGCGCCTTTACTTCGTCGCGCCGTGGACCATACACATCGCACACAGAGACAATCTCGTAAGGCACGCCGCTCGCATCGGCCGCGCCCATCAGGGCGCGCATGCGTCCTCCTGCACCGATGATGCCGACGCGAAGCGTCTCGTTGGCCGCAAAGGCGCGGGTGGAAGCCAGTGCGGTCAGTCCGCTGGAGACAAGAAAGCTGCGACGGTTCGGCATAGAAGGCAGAAGGCTCCCTGTGTAAGTTCCAGTCTCGAGGATGGTATCAAACGCAGGCTTCTCCGCCGTTTTGCCGTCGATAGAAACGCCTCAGGCGTGCTTCTGCTTGCCCTCGACATCCGGCAGGAAGCCGGTGAGCAGTCCGATAGCGGGCAGATAAGCGCACAGATGGTAGACGTTGATGATGCCCGTGTGATCGGCCAGCTTCCCCAGCACCGCAGCGCCGATGCCGCCCATACCGAAGGCCACGCCAAAGAAGAGCCCCGAGATCATCCCGACGCGTCCCGGCAGCAGCTCCTGCGCATACACCAGAATCGCCGAGAAGGCCGAGGCCAGAATGAAGCCAATAATCACGCTCAGCACGCCCGTCCAGAACAGCGAAGCATACGGCAGTATCAGGGTGAAGGGCAGCACGCCGAGAATCGAGATCCAGATCACCAGCTTGCGGCCATAGCGATCGCCCGCCGAGCCGCCAATCAGCGTGCCCGCGGCAACCGAGCCAAGGAACAGGAACAGCATGATCTGCGAGGTCCGCACGCTCGTGTTAAAGCGCTGGATCAGGTAGAAGGTGTAGTAGCTCGTCAGGCTCGCAAGATAAAAGTACTTCGAAAAGATGAGCGCAATCAGGATCGAGATCGCGCCGAAGATGCGTCCCTTCGACAGGTGCACCGCCGCGTGATGCTCATGCTTCTTCGTGCGCGAGGCCTCAGCCTGCCGCGCCTTGTACCAGCGGCCCACGCGATAAAGCACGACGATGCCCAGGATCGCCGGCAGCGCGAACCACGCAACCCCCTTCTGCCCGAGCGGCAACACGATAAACGCGGCCAGCAGCGGTCCAATCGCAGAGCCTGAGTTCCCGCCCACCTGGAAGAACGACTGTGCAAAGCCATGCTTGCCGCCCGAGGCCATGCGCGCAATACGCGAGCTTTCCGGATGGAAGATCGCCGAACCAACACCAACAAGGCACGACGCAATGATGAGCCACGTAAAGGTGGGCGCCACGGCCAGCAGCAGCAATCCCAGAAGCGTAAAGGTCATGCCGACCGACAAAGCGTACGGCATCGGGCGCTTGTCCGTGAACTGCCCAATCAGCGGCTGCAGCATCGAGGCCACAACCTGATATGTCAGCGTAAGCAGGCCCAGGTGCGAAAAATCCAGATGGAAGCTGCTCTTCAGGATCGGATAGATCGAAGGCAGTAGCGACTGCACCATGTCGTTCAGCAGATGGCAGAAGCTGATTGCCGTCAGCACGCGCAGCAAAGAGCGCGCAGGTTCGGTCGGACGCGGAGCAATCTGTTCCGATGCGAAGTCGACTCGATCGGCGGCGGGCATGGTCGCTGTAAAAGAGGTCTCGCTCATGGGATTTTTTGCGCGCGGCTGTAATTTAAGATGCGCTGTACTTAAGTGTAGATTCAGCGCGGAGTTCCGCACAGCGATATAAAAACTCTCTATGCGCAGATAATGTGGCCCCACCAATAAAAGTGTCACTCCGAGCGAAGCGAAAGCGCGCAGTCGAGAAAGCTCCCGCATCGTGCATCCCGCCATTGCGCCTGCTCATCGTGAAAATTGATGGAACCGCCCGCGGCATCTCCCCGTACCTCCTCTTGACAATCTAGTGATAGAGCCATTACCTCTAGATAATCAAGAGGAGACGACGCTTCATGCCCGACAAAAACACCGATCTCATCCAGGGAACGCTCGAGATGCTGATCCTGAAGACGCTCGCTCTGATGCCCATGCACGGCTACGGCATCACGCAGCGCATCGAGCAGATCAGCGATGGCGCATTCAAGGTCAACCCCGGCTCGTTGCTGCCCGCACTCAGCCGCATGGAGCGCGCAGGACGCATCAAGGCGGAGTGGCGCGCCACCGAAAACAACAGGCGCGCAAAGTACTACGCGCTTACCGAGAAGGGCCGCAAGGCACTGAAGTCTGAAACCGAAGCCTGGGGACGGCAGACAGCCGCCATCAACAGAATTCTCGAAGCATAAACACACGAGAACCTCTCGAAAGAGAACGAGGTACGTCATGGGATGGATGCGGAGTCTGGGTAAAGGATCGAAGGCGCTTGCCGACAAGCATGCGCGCAATGCCGAGATCGACGAAGAGCTGGAGGCCTACATCGGCGAATCGGTCAGCGAGAAGGTACGCGCAGGCATGAGTCCGGACGACGCCGTCAAAGCAGCCCGCGCCGAGATAGGCACAGCCGCAACCGTGCGCGAAAAAGTCTGGAACGCCGGGTGGGAGTCCACGCTCGACCGGCTCTGGGGCGATCTGACGTATTCAGCGCGCCGTCTCTCGCGCATGCCCGCGCTTGTCTTTACGGTCGTGCTCTCTATCGGACTCGGCATTGCGGCGAACGCGACCATCTTTTCTATTGTCAGCAGGTTTGTGCTTAAGCCGCCGCCGGTCGGTGATCCATCGTCTCTGCTGACGTTGTATCGAACGTACAATCATGGGCAGTGCTGCAACGATTTCCCGGCCCCACTTTATCGCGATCTTCGTGCGCAGGCGCAGTCCTTCTCCGGCATGGCAGCCTACAATGACGCGGTTCCCGCTGAGATCGGCATGCAGGGGGACTCGAAGCGCGAGTGGGGACAGGCGGTCACGGCAAACTATTTTGATGTAACGCAGTTGCAGATGGCCGCCGGACGAGGATTCAATCCAAACGAAGAACATGCGCAAGTGATTGTTTTGGGCTACAGGTTGTGGCAACAGCGTTTTGGCGGCGACGCCTCGGTTATAGGCAAAGTAATCGATGTATCGGGACATCCTTATACGGTGGTTGGCGTAACGCGTCCGGGCTTTCATGGGCTTGACCAGATTCTCGATACGCAGTTCTGGGTTCCGGTAGACGATCTGCCGGAGCTGGTAGTGAACGCCCCGGACCCGGAGTCGCGCGAGATGCAGTGGCTGCACATTGCAACGCGTTTGAAGCCAGGCGTTACGCAGAAACAGGCCGCACAGGAGCTGGACCTGATCGCAGACCGGCTTGCGCATGCCTATCCTGCAACCGACGCCAATAGAGGCTTCCATATCGAACGAGGCGATACCTTGTCTGGAAGAGACAAGAAGACGATTCAGATGTTTCTGCTGGGTGTCTCCGGTGTGGCTCTGCTGGTGCTGGTGATCGCCTGCGCCAATGTGGCGAATCTTCTGCTCTCGCAGGGAGCGCAGCGGCAGCGCGAAATGGCCGTGCGGCTGGCGCTGGGAGCGACACGCGCGCAACTGGTGCGCCAGCTTTTGCTGGAAAGTGTCTTGCTTGCGCTGGGCGGCGGCGTGGTTGGTGTGCTGCTCTCGCTATGGGCAACCTATGCGCTCTCGTCCTTCACTTTCCCCGCGCCGGTACCTACCGATCTCAGTGTTCATGTCGACTGGCGCGTCTTGCTGTATACCTTCGCGCTGAGCGTGGCTGCGGGCTTTCTCTGCGGCTTTGTTCCGGCATGGACGGCGTCGCGTCCTGTTGTGCCCAGCGCGTTGAAGGGCGAGGAGGCCCTTGCGCGTCCGGGCAGGCGCTTCAACCTGCGCAACGTGCTTGTTGTTGTACAGATTGCGTTGTCGCTGGTGCTGCTATGCGGTGCAGGCCTGTTTTTACGCTCGCTTGAGAGCGCAGCAAACATCGATGTGGGCTTCCGTTCACGCGGTGTTGTGATGATGTCGGTCGATCCGGTGCTTCATCGTTACACGCCGGAGCGTGCGGTGCAGCTGCTTCAACAGGTGCGTGACGGTGTCGCACGGCTGCCGGGCGTGATATCTGCAACGACGACAGATGGAGTACCACTCTCCGGAAAGCATCGCAGCGACGACTTCGTCGTGCCCGGATATCCGGCGCCACAGGGGCAGAACGTCGTTGAGCTTTTCATGGCGGGTCCGCAATATTTTGAGACGCTTGGCATCCCGCGCATTGCCGGCCGCGATTTCGGCGACGAGAATCCAACGGCTCCAAAGGTCGGCATCGTGAATGAAGAGTTTGTGCGCCGCTACCTTCATGGCGACAACCCCATCGGCCACACGGTCACAGGAGGCGGTGTTCCTTATCAGGTCGTCGGTGTTGTGAAGGATACCAAGGCACGCACCATCGGCGAGCAGCAGCGCCCTGTCCTGTACCGGGCCATTGCACAGAACATCGCGAGCGATCCATCGCGGGATGGCTACACCATTATGGCGCGCTACGAAGGCGACGCTACAACACTCATCAGAGCGATCGAAGACCAGATTCACGCCGTCGATCCGTCGCTTGCCATCTTCCACGTCCAGACGATGGAAGAGCACATGCAGGAGGCACTTCTGCTGCCGCGCTTTGTCAGCACGCTCTTCACCATCTTCGGCGTCAGCGGTCTGCTGCTGGCCGTGATCGGCCTGTACAGCGTCATGAGCTACTCCGTGAGCCAGCGCACAAAAGAGATCGGCATCCGCATGGCCCTTGGCGCACGCGCCACCGAGGTGCAGCGCATGATCGTGCGCGGAGGCATGCGCCTTGCGCTGATATCCGTCGCACTTGGATTGCCTCTCGCACTTGCCGCCGCCAAGCTGACGACCAGCCTCCTCTACGGAGTAAAACCCTGGGACGCGACGACATTCATCCTCGTCCCGCCGCTGCTGGCCGCCGTCGCACTCATCGCCTGCTGGATTCCCTCGCGCCGCGCCTCACGCGTCGACCCAATGGAGGCCCTCCGCGTCGAGTAGTTGTGCCCGCTAATGCGTAGCCTGAGAAGTGTGTCATTCCGAGCGAAGTGCGCAGCACGCAGCCGAGGAACCCCCGCATTTTTTGCAGGACATCACTCGAGCCACCCATTGAATGCGATAGTGTAGTGTCGTAACGATTTAAGGCATACTACGGCACCCAACGGAGAACGAATCCAGATGAATCTCTTTCGCAGAGCCTGCTGCACCATCGCAACCGCGGTCATTCTTCTCACCACCATCCACGCGGCAGCGCAGGCAGCTCCGGCGCCGAAGCCTGCGCCTCCGGCCGGCAAGATTCCCCGCCACGTGCTCGTCATCGCCCAGACCAAGGGCTTCGAGCATGATTCCGTCCCCGATGCCATGGCCGCCGTCTACAACATGGGCCACGACACCGGCCTGTGGGAGACCGTCCTCCGCACCGACACCGAGCTGCTCACCAAAAAGCCTCTCGATAAAAACGCCAAGAACCTGAACTACTTCGATGCCGTCGTCTTCGCCAGCACCACCGGCGAGCTCGACCTCACCGACGAGCAGAAAGCCGCGCTCATGTCCTTCATCAAGGACGACGGCAAGGGCTTCGTCGGCATTCACGCCGCACTCGACACGCTCTACAAATGGCCGGAGTACGGCAAGATGATCGGCGGCTGGTTCGATCAGCATCCCTGGATGACCTTCAACGCCCCCATCCGCAACGAAGGCGGCGACTTCCCCGCAACCCGCCACTTCCCCGCCGCGTTCCACAAGTTCGACGAGATCTATCAACCTATGGACTGGTCGCGCGCCGACGTCAACGTCCTGCTCTCGCTCGATCCCTCGCAGCTCGACTACAACAACCCGCGCGTCCATCGCCAGGACCACGACTTCGCCGTCGCCTGGTCCAAGATGTACGGCAAGGGCCGCGTCTTCT is a genomic window containing:
- a CDS encoding 3-keto-disaccharide hydrolase; amino-acid sequence: MRIDSLKLLALASSMALGLPLMAQQPATGAPAPKHQDTEVYEPVPPIVTPGATVGAPPSDAIVLFDGRNLDEWVSAQDHTPAKWIVADGILTVNKEKGVGNIETKRSFKDYQLHIEWRIPSNIEGSDQARGNSGVFLASTGPGDAGYELQVLDNYNNKTYVNGQAGSIYKQAIPLANPARKPGEWQSYDVVWTAPRFNSDGSLKTPAYVTVFFNGVVVQNHFQVQGQTLYIGKPFYKAYDKAPIKLQAHGDKSEPLSFRNIWVRDLTFDPSYTLK
- a CDS encoding Gfo/Idh/MocA family protein, which encodes MPNRRSFLVSSGLTALASTRAFAANETLRVGIIGAGGRMRALMGAADASGVPYEIVSVCDVYGPRRDEVKARTNATAATLHTDYREVLDDKTIDAVFIATPDHWHVRIAAAALAAGKDVYLEKPVTHTLEEGAVLHKAVRSSKQVLQCGMQQRSWAHFRDAVGLIQGGALGQVPQVRTYWWQNYGRSWVPKPVDTAQLDWKQWLGGAPDQPFTLEKYFRWRWFWNFGGGAMTDLFTHWIDVVHWAMKADTPSTAFMLGDKRIYQDWDCPDTIQAAFRYPDFDVVYEGMMASSIDDGGLEFRGTEATLKLNRSGMTVYHEGVKADRNPVLKADSFEDGTTPHMRNFFDCIKSRKEPNAPVEAGIAAARAGHIGNLAYLHGGKTTWPAKT
- a CDS encoding MFS transporter, encoding MSETSFTATMPAADRVDFASEQIAPRPTEPARSLLRVLTAISFCHLLNDMVQSLLPSIYPILKSSFHLDFSHLGLLTLTYQVVASMLQPLIGQFTDKRPMPYALSVGMTFTLLGLLLLAVAPTFTWLIIASCLVGVGSAIFHPESSRIARMASGGKHGFAQSFFQVGGNSGSAIGPLLAAFIVLPLGQKGVAWFALPAILGIVVLYRVGRWYKARQAEASRTKKHEHHAAVHLSKGRIFGAISILIALIFSKYFYLASLTSYYTFYLIQRFNTSVRTSQIMLFLFLGSVAAGTLIGGSAGDRYGRKLVIWISILGVLPFTLILPYASLFWTGVLSVIIGFILASAFSAILVYAQELLPGRVGMISGLFFGVAFGMGGIGAAVLGKLADHTGIINVYHLCAYLPAIGLLTGFLPDVEGKQKHA
- a CDS encoding PadR family transcriptional regulator — translated: MPDKNTDLIQGTLEMLILKTLALMPMHGYGITQRIEQISDGAFKVNPGSLLPALSRMERAGRIKAEWRATENNRRAKYYALTEKGRKALKSETEAWGRQTAAINRILEA
- a CDS encoding ABC transporter permease, with amino-acid sequence MGWMRSLGKGSKALADKHARNAEIDEELEAYIGESVSEKVRAGMSPDDAVKAARAEIGTAATVREKVWNAGWESTLDRLWGDLTYSARRLSRMPALVFTVVLSIGLGIAANATIFSIVSRFVLKPPPVGDPSSLLTLYRTYNHGQCCNDFPAPLYRDLRAQAQSFSGMAAYNDAVPAEIGMQGDSKREWGQAVTANYFDVTQLQMAAGRGFNPNEEHAQVIVLGYRLWQQRFGGDASVIGKVIDVSGHPYTVVGVTRPGFHGLDQILDTQFWVPVDDLPELVVNAPDPESREMQWLHIATRLKPGVTQKQAAQELDLIADRLAHAYPATDANRGFHIERGDTLSGRDKKTIQMFLLGVSGVALLVLVIACANVANLLLSQGAQRQREMAVRLALGATRAQLVRQLLLESVLLALGGGVVGVLLSLWATYALSSFTFPAPVPTDLSVHVDWRVLLYTFALSVAAGFLCGFVPAWTASRPVVPSALKGEEALARPGRRFNLRNVLVVVQIALSLVLLCGAGLFLRSLESAANIDVGFRSRGVVMMSVDPVLHRYTPERAVQLLQQVRDGVARLPGVISATTTDGVPLSGKHRSDDFVVPGYPAPQGQNVVELFMAGPQYFETLGIPRIAGRDFGDENPTAPKVGIVNEEFVRRYLHGDNPIGHTVTGGGVPYQVVGVVKDTKARTIGEQQRPVLYRAIAQNIASDPSRDGYTIMARYEGDATTLIRAIEDQIHAVDPSLAIFHVQTMEEHMQEALLLPRFVSTLFTIFGVSGLLLAVIGLYSVMSYSVSQRTKEIGIRMALGARATEVQRMIVRGGMRLALISVALGLPLALAAAKLTTSLLYGVKPWDATTFILVPPLLAAVALIACWIPSRRASRVDPMEALRVE
- a CDS encoding ThuA domain-containing protein, producing the protein MNLFRRACCTIATAVILLTTIHAAAQAAPAPKPAPPAGKIPRHVLVIAQTKGFEHDSVPDAMAAVYNMGHDTGLWETVLRTDTELLTKKPLDKNAKNLNYFDAVVFASTTGELDLTDEQKAALMSFIKDDGKGFVGIHAALDTLYKWPEYGKMIGGWFDQHPWMTFNAPIRNEGGDFPATRHFPAAFHKFDEIYQPMDWSRADVNVLLSLDPSQLDYNNPRVHRQDHDFAVAWSKMYGKGRVFYSTLGHTRESWSDPDIRTMYFEAIKWSLGMTEGSTTSHPAPAAH